One Paroedura picta isolate Pp20150507F chromosome 3, Ppicta_v3.0, whole genome shotgun sequence genomic window carries:
- the IRF1 gene encoding interferon regulatory factor 1 isoform X4 produces MKTPPGGAKMPQTRMRMRPWLEIQINSNNIPGLVWINKEEQVFQIPWKHAAKHGWELERDACLFRNWAIHTGRYKNGDVQPDPKTWKANFRCAMNSLPDIEEVKDKSISKGSSAVRVYRMLPPSAKSQKKEKKSKTSKTKNGKKSVDDIKVEEIVEATNSILLPDDHRGYSRPSYPPEEMEVESSSLPLDSDELSSCGLSNTLTDWRHPLEMQLPDSTNDQYQLQVSPCTSSSEADDDEEKYIDLSQVLNSSDWQQTSVGGKGFLSNVSSTITNYLYTDFPEQEAVLDTTSSETSQLDERFCLLDSLWMPALHPISCGM; encoded by the exons ATGAAGACCCCTCCGGGCGG AGCCAAGATGCCACAAACAAGAATGCGCATGAGGCCTTGGCTAGAAATACAGATTAATTCTAATAATATTCCAGGACTTGTGTGGATCAACAAG GAAGAACAGGTGTTCCAAATCCCTTGGAAACATGCAGCTAAACATGGCTGGGAGCTTGAGAGAGATGCATGCCTTTTCAGAAACTGGGCCATTCACACTG GAAGGTATAAAAATGGTGATGTACAGCCTGATCCAAAAACTTGGAAGGCGAATTTCCGCTGTGCTATGAATTCACTACCTGATATTGAAGAGGTGAAAGATAAAAGCATTAGCAAGGGTTCTAGCGCAGTCCGCGTCTACAGAATGCTGCCACCTTCAGCAAAGTCACAGAAGAAAg AAAAGAAGTCAAAGACTTCAAAAACCAAGAATGGGAAAAAG TCTGTGGACGATATCAAGGTAGAAGAGATAGTTGAAGCAACAAACAGCATTCTGCTGCCAGATGACCACAGAGGTTATTCTCGTCCCAGTTATCCAccagaagaaatggaggtggaGAGCAGTTCCCTGCCATTAG ATTCTGATGAACTCTCCTCATGTGGCTTAAGTAATACCCTGACTGATTGGAGACACCCATtggaaatgcagctgcctgaCAGCACAAATGACCAGTACCAACTTCAAGTATCGCCTTGCACTTCCTCCTCTGAAG cagatgatgatgaagaaaaatACATCGACTTGAGCCAG GTATTAAACTCCTCGGACTGGCAGCAAACCTCTGTGGGTGGGAAAGGCTTCCTCAGCAATGTGAGCAGCACAATAACCAACTACTTGTACACTGACTTCCCAGAGCAAGAGGCAGTCCTCGACACAACAAGCTCAG
- the IRF1 gene encoding interferon regulatory factor 1 isoform X1, with translation MLHRGKNSPRCQTLRSSLLLCKHRAKMPQTRMRMRPWLEIQINSNNIPGLVWINKEEQVFQIPWKHAAKHGWELERDACLFRNWAIHTGRYKNGDVQPDPKTWKANFRCAMNSLPDIEEVKDKSISKGSSAVRVYRMLPPSAKSQKKEKKSKTSKTKNGKKSVDDIKVEEIVEATNSILLPDDHRGYSRPSYPPEEMEVESSSLPLDSDELSSCGLSNTLTDWRHPLEMQLPDSTNDQYQLQVSPCTSSSEADDDEEKYIDLSQVLNSSDWQQTSVGGKGFLSNVSSTITNYLYTDFPEQEAVLDTTSSETSQLDERFCLLDSLWMPALHPISCGM, from the exons ATGCTTCACCGGGGGAAGAACTCTCCTCGGTGTCAGACCCTTCGCTCCTCGCTTCTCCTTTGCAAACACAG AGCCAAGATGCCACAAACAAGAATGCGCATGAGGCCTTGGCTAGAAATACAGATTAATTCTAATAATATTCCAGGACTTGTGTGGATCAACAAG GAAGAACAGGTGTTCCAAATCCCTTGGAAACATGCAGCTAAACATGGCTGGGAGCTTGAGAGAGATGCATGCCTTTTCAGAAACTGGGCCATTCACACTG GAAGGTATAAAAATGGTGATGTACAGCCTGATCCAAAAACTTGGAAGGCGAATTTCCGCTGTGCTATGAATTCACTACCTGATATTGAAGAGGTGAAAGATAAAAGCATTAGCAAGGGTTCTAGCGCAGTCCGCGTCTACAGAATGCTGCCACCTTCAGCAAAGTCACAGAAGAAAg AAAAGAAGTCAAAGACTTCAAAAACCAAGAATGGGAAAAAG TCTGTGGACGATATCAAGGTAGAAGAGATAGTTGAAGCAACAAACAGCATTCTGCTGCCAGATGACCACAGAGGTTATTCTCGTCCCAGTTATCCAccagaagaaatggaggtggaGAGCAGTTCCCTGCCATTAG ATTCTGATGAACTCTCCTCATGTGGCTTAAGTAATACCCTGACTGATTGGAGACACCCATtggaaatgcagctgcctgaCAGCACAAATGACCAGTACCAACTTCAAGTATCGCCTTGCACTTCCTCCTCTGAAG cagatgatgatgaagaaaaatACATCGACTTGAGCCAG GTATTAAACTCCTCGGACTGGCAGCAAACCTCTGTGGGTGGGAAAGGCTTCCTCAGCAATGTGAGCAGCACAATAACCAACTACTTGTACACTGACTTCCCAGAGCAAGAGGCAGTCCTCGACACAACAAGCTCAG
- the IRF1 gene encoding interferon regulatory factor 1 isoform X3: MQMTTLRRFRDRFGRRRDSRVRAKMPQTRMRMRPWLEIQINSNNIPGLVWINKEEQVFQIPWKHAAKHGWELERDACLFRNWAIHTGRYKNGDVQPDPKTWKANFRCAMNSLPDIEEVKDKSISKGSSAVRVYRMLPPSAKSQKKEKKSKTSKTKNGKKSVDDIKVEEIVEATNSILLPDDHRGYSRPSYPPEEMEVESSSLPLDSDELSSCGLSNTLTDWRHPLEMQLPDSTNDQYQLQVSPCTSSSEADDDEEKYIDLSQVLNSSDWQQTSVGGKGFLSNVSSTITNYLYTDFPEQEAVLDTTSSETSQLDERFCLLDSLWMPALHPISCGM, from the exons ATGCAGATGACAACCTTGCGGCGCTTTCGCGATAGATTTGGACGGCGGAGAGACAGCCGCGTCAG AGCCAAGATGCCACAAACAAGAATGCGCATGAGGCCTTGGCTAGAAATACAGATTAATTCTAATAATATTCCAGGACTTGTGTGGATCAACAAG GAAGAACAGGTGTTCCAAATCCCTTGGAAACATGCAGCTAAACATGGCTGGGAGCTTGAGAGAGATGCATGCCTTTTCAGAAACTGGGCCATTCACACTG GAAGGTATAAAAATGGTGATGTACAGCCTGATCCAAAAACTTGGAAGGCGAATTTCCGCTGTGCTATGAATTCACTACCTGATATTGAAGAGGTGAAAGATAAAAGCATTAGCAAGGGTTCTAGCGCAGTCCGCGTCTACAGAATGCTGCCACCTTCAGCAAAGTCACAGAAGAAAg AAAAGAAGTCAAAGACTTCAAAAACCAAGAATGGGAAAAAG TCTGTGGACGATATCAAGGTAGAAGAGATAGTTGAAGCAACAAACAGCATTCTGCTGCCAGATGACCACAGAGGTTATTCTCGTCCCAGTTATCCAccagaagaaatggaggtggaGAGCAGTTCCCTGCCATTAG ATTCTGATGAACTCTCCTCATGTGGCTTAAGTAATACCCTGACTGATTGGAGACACCCATtggaaatgcagctgcctgaCAGCACAAATGACCAGTACCAACTTCAAGTATCGCCTTGCACTTCCTCCTCTGAAG cagatgatgatgaagaaaaatACATCGACTTGAGCCAG GTATTAAACTCCTCGGACTGGCAGCAAACCTCTGTGGGTGGGAAAGGCTTCCTCAGCAATGTGAGCAGCACAATAACCAACTACTTGTACACTGACTTCCCAGAGCAAGAGGCAGTCCTCGACACAACAAGCTCAG
- the IRF1 gene encoding interferon regulatory factor 1 isoform X2 — translation MLHRGKNSPRCQTLRSSLLLCKHRAKMPQTRMRMRPWLEIQINSNNIPGLVWINKEEQVFQIPWKHAAKHGWELERDACLFRNWAIHTGRYKNGDVQPDPKTWKANFRCAMNSLPDIEEVKDKSISKGSSAVRVYRMLPPSAKSQKKEKKSKTSKTKNGKKSVDDIKVEEIVEATNSILLPDDHRGYSRPSYPPEEMEVESSSLPLDSDELSSCGLSNTLTDWRHPLEMQLPDSTNDQYQLQVSPCTSSSEDDDEEKYIDLSQVLNSSDWQQTSVGGKGFLSNVSSTITNYLYTDFPEQEAVLDTTSSETSQLDERFCLLDSLWMPALHPISCGM, via the exons ATGCTTCACCGGGGGAAGAACTCTCCTCGGTGTCAGACCCTTCGCTCCTCGCTTCTCCTTTGCAAACACAG AGCCAAGATGCCACAAACAAGAATGCGCATGAGGCCTTGGCTAGAAATACAGATTAATTCTAATAATATTCCAGGACTTGTGTGGATCAACAAG GAAGAACAGGTGTTCCAAATCCCTTGGAAACATGCAGCTAAACATGGCTGGGAGCTTGAGAGAGATGCATGCCTTTTCAGAAACTGGGCCATTCACACTG GAAGGTATAAAAATGGTGATGTACAGCCTGATCCAAAAACTTGGAAGGCGAATTTCCGCTGTGCTATGAATTCACTACCTGATATTGAAGAGGTGAAAGATAAAAGCATTAGCAAGGGTTCTAGCGCAGTCCGCGTCTACAGAATGCTGCCACCTTCAGCAAAGTCACAGAAGAAAg AAAAGAAGTCAAAGACTTCAAAAACCAAGAATGGGAAAAAG TCTGTGGACGATATCAAGGTAGAAGAGATAGTTGAAGCAACAAACAGCATTCTGCTGCCAGATGACCACAGAGGTTATTCTCGTCCCAGTTATCCAccagaagaaatggaggtggaGAGCAGTTCCCTGCCATTAG ATTCTGATGAACTCTCCTCATGTGGCTTAAGTAATACCCTGACTGATTGGAGACACCCATtggaaatgcagctgcctgaCAGCACAAATGACCAGTACCAACTTCAAGTATCGCCTTGCACTTCCTCCTCTGAAG atgatgatgaagaaaaatACATCGACTTGAGCCAG GTATTAAACTCCTCGGACTGGCAGCAAACCTCTGTGGGTGGGAAAGGCTTCCTCAGCAATGTGAGCAGCACAATAACCAACTACTTGTACACTGACTTCCCAGAGCAAGAGGCAGTCCTCGACACAACAAGCTCAG